In Aquipuribacter nitratireducens, one genomic interval encodes:
- a CDS encoding FitA-like ribbon-helix-helix domain-containing protein, with protein sequence MPSITIRDVPPDARDELAARARRNGQSLQEFLKALLVRTAAAPDLEEWVREARELARSAGLRLSAEEVVALVHAGRDDDGRE encoded by the coding sequence ATGCCGTCGATCACGATCCGCGACGTCCCGCCTGACGCGCGGGACGAGCTCGCCGCCCGCGCCCGCCGGAACGGTCAGTCGCTCCAGGAGTTCCTCAAGGCGCTCCTCGTGCGCACCGCCGCCGCGCCGGACCTCGAGGAGTGGGTCCGTGAGGCCCGGGAGCTGGCCCGGTCGGCCGGGCTGCGCCTGTCGGCGGAGGAGGTCGTCGCCCTGGTGCACGCGGGACGCGACGACGACGGCCGGGAGTGA
- the metG gene encoding methionine--tRNA ligase: MTHVLSAVAWPYANGPRHIGHVAGFGVPSDVFSRYMRMAGHDVLMVSGTDEHGTPILVQAEKEGVSPQALADRYNRVIAEDLQALGLSYDLFTRTSTRNHHQVVQALFRAVHANGYIVAQTQMGAVSPRTGRTLPDRYIEGTCPICGYDSARGDQCDNCGNQLDPQDLIGPRSRIDGEVPEFVETEHLFLDLPALAEALGEWLHGVEATGAWRPNVIRFSLNLLDDVRPRAITRDLDWGIRVPLEGWEDNPNKRIYVWFDAVVGYLSASVEWARRLGDPERWREWWNDPEALSYYFMGKDNITFHSQIWPAELLAHDGRGSRGGEQGPFGDLQLPTEVVSSEFLTMEGRQFSSSRGVVIYVRDVLERYQPDALRYFICAAGPETADADFTWAEFVRRTNTELVAGWGNLVNRTASLIAKNVGAIPEAGAFEPVDTALLDTVEAAFGTVGELLRTHRQKAALAEAMRTVGEVNAYISETAPFKLTTSDPERMRTILHVAAQCVSDCNTLLAPFLPHSAQQVHETFGRTGVFAPMPELREVDNLDGGAPYPVLTGDYTSMRGTWHRVPVEPGTPVAKPTPVFTKLDDSVVETELERLRAGS, from the coding sequence ATGACCCACGTGCTCTCCGCGGTGGCCTGGCCGTACGCCAACGGGCCCCGCCACATCGGCCACGTCGCCGGCTTCGGCGTCCCCTCCGACGTGTTCAGCCGGTACATGCGCATGGCGGGTCACGACGTCCTCATGGTCTCCGGCACCGACGAGCACGGGACCCCGATCCTCGTGCAGGCCGAGAAGGAGGGCGTGAGCCCGCAGGCGCTCGCCGACCGCTACAACCGCGTCATCGCGGAGGACCTGCAGGCGCTCGGGCTGTCGTACGACCTCTTCACGCGCACGAGCACCCGCAACCACCACCAGGTCGTCCAGGCGCTGTTCCGGGCGGTGCACGCCAACGGCTACATCGTCGCGCAGACGCAGATGGGGGCCGTGAGCCCCCGGACCGGGCGAACCCTGCCCGACCGCTACATCGAGGGCACGTGCCCGATCTGCGGCTACGACTCCGCGCGCGGCGACCAGTGCGACAACTGCGGCAACCAGCTCGACCCGCAGGACCTCATCGGCCCGCGCAGCCGCATCGACGGCGAGGTGCCGGAGTTCGTCGAGACCGAGCACCTGTTCCTCGACCTGCCCGCGCTCGCCGAGGCCCTGGGGGAGTGGCTGCACGGGGTCGAGGCGACCGGCGCGTGGCGGCCCAACGTCATCCGCTTCAGCCTCAACCTCCTCGACGACGTCCGCCCGCGTGCGATCACGCGCGACCTCGACTGGGGCATCCGTGTCCCGCTCGAGGGCTGGGAGGACAACCCGAACAAGCGGATCTACGTGTGGTTCGACGCCGTCGTCGGCTACCTGTCGGCGTCGGTGGAGTGGGCGCGGCGCCTCGGCGACCCCGAGCGGTGGCGGGAGTGGTGGAACGACCCCGAGGCGCTGTCGTACTACTTCATGGGCAAGGACAACATCACGTTCCACTCCCAGATCTGGCCCGCGGAGCTGCTCGCCCACGACGGTCGCGGCTCCCGCGGCGGCGAGCAGGGGCCGTTCGGCGACCTGCAGCTGCCGACGGAAGTCGTCTCGAGCGAGTTCCTCACGATGGAGGGCAGGCAGTTCAGCTCCTCGCGCGGCGTCGTCATCTACGTCCGCGACGTCCTCGAGCGCTACCAGCCGGACGCCCTGCGCTACTTCATCTGCGCGGCCGGCCCGGAGACCGCCGACGCGGACTTCACGTGGGCGGAGTTCGTCCGCCGCACCAACACCGAGCTCGTCGCCGGCTGGGGCAACCTAGTCAACCGCACCGCGAGCCTCATCGCGAAGAACGTCGGCGCGATCCCCGAGGCGGGGGCGTTCGAGCCCGTCGACACCGCGCTGCTCGACACCGTCGAGGCGGCCTTCGGCACGGTCGGGGAGCTGCTGCGCACCCACCGGCAGAAGGCCGCCCTCGCCGAGGCGATGCGGACGGTCGGCGAGGTCAACGCCTACATCTCCGAGACCGCGCCGTTCAAGCTCACGACGTCGGACCCCGAGCGGATGCGGACGATCCTCCACGTCGCCGCGCAGTGCGTGAGCGACTGCAACACCCTCCTCGCGCCGTTCCTGCCGCACTCGGCGCAGCAGGTCCACGAGACCTTCGGCCGCACCGGCGTGTTCGCGCCCATGCCCGAGCTGCGCGAGGTCGACAACCTCGACGGCGGCGCGCCGTACCCCGTCCTGACCGGCGACTACACGTCGATGCGGGGCACGTGGCACCGGGTGCCGGTCGAGCCGGGCACGCCGGTCGCGAAGCCGACCCCGGTCTTCACCAAGCTCGACGACTCGGTGGTGGAGACCGAGCTGGAGCGCCTGCGCGCGGGCAGCTGA
- a CDS encoding VanZ family protein, translating into MEALTVAVRPVGRFLGDHPAVLPVVVGLLLLAALAAPALGRRLGTGRVVAAALVLAVGVPLALTLLPAPGHAPETVGTCLPPRPVSEWGRGGEELANLLLLVPLGALLSGVLRGRRRAVAVAVAALAPLGVEAVQLALPALGRTCETTDVLLNCAGLALGASLGLVSRRGSGRRPTASPRT; encoded by the coding sequence GTGGAGGCCCTGACGGTGGCGGTGCGCCCCGTCGGGCGCTTCCTCGGCGACCACCCGGCGGTCCTCCCGGTCGTCGTCGGGCTGCTGCTGCTCGCCGCACTCGCCGCGCCGGCGCTCGGCAGGCGCCTGGGCACCGGACGCGTCGTCGCCGCGGCCCTCGTCCTCGCCGTCGGGGTGCCGCTCGCCCTCACTCTGCTGCCGGCGCCGGGCCACGCGCCGGAGACCGTCGGCACGTGCCTGCCGCCACGGCCGGTGTCGGAGTGGGGCCGGGGCGGCGAGGAGCTCGCGAACCTCCTCCTGCTCGTCCCGCTCGGTGCCCTGCTGAGCGGGGTGCTGCGCGGTCGGCGTCGGGCGGTCGCCGTGGCGGTCGCCGCCCTCGCCCCGCTCGGCGTCGAGGCCGTGCAGCTGGCGCTGCCGGCGCTCGGCCGGACGTGCGAGACGACGGACGTGCTCCTCAACTGCGCCGGGCTGGCGCTCGGCGCCTCCCTCGGCCTCGTCAGCCGACGCGGGTCCGGTCGCCGCCCGACCGCTTCGCCGCGTACATGA
- a CDS encoding diguanylate cyclase, giving the protein MSGPSRRPWSWWPWAGSPDPVMRVLLVLVLVLWPTTFAWLLPGQHRPGVGLALAVACAGAFSVGAVLLLVGGARPDRHLPGALAAFTVAAVAGALAGSQPEMALVVPLFLSALCVVAAVRLSRRQVVRQVALSSAAAVVCVAYVAATPVQVVASVVAVVAGVAAPATAVTRLRWQLDAARAREHRLARTDALTGALNRRGLFEAAADLCALQVPLVVVVLDLDGFKLLNDTHGHAVGDDVLVAVTRALGGIGDGDVCGQPVLVTRLGGEEFLVLAPSTGVPTALVADRARAAAAVDVADGERASASVGAVCGTPPVAPDEQRAWLLRTIDEADRLMYAAKRSGGDRTRVG; this is encoded by the coding sequence GTGAGCGGCCCCTCGCGTCGCCCGTGGTCCTGGTGGCCGTGGGCGGGCTCCCCCGACCCCGTCATGCGGGTGCTGCTCGTCCTCGTCCTCGTGCTGTGGCCCACCACGTTCGCGTGGCTGCTGCCCGGCCAGCACCGCCCCGGCGTCGGGCTCGCCCTCGCCGTCGCGTGCGCCGGTGCCTTCAGCGTGGGCGCGGTCCTGCTCCTCGTCGGCGGGGCGAGGCCGGACCGGCACCTGCCCGGCGCGCTCGCCGCCTTCACCGTCGCGGCCGTGGCCGGGGCCCTCGCGGGCTCGCAGCCGGAGATGGCGCTCGTCGTCCCGCTGTTCCTGTCGGCGCTGTGCGTGGTGGCCGCCGTCCGGCTGAGCCGGCGGCAGGTCGTGCGCCAGGTGGCCCTGTCGAGCGCCGCCGCGGTCGTGTGCGTCGCCTACGTCGCCGCGACCCCCGTCCAGGTCGTCGCGAGCGTCGTCGCGGTCGTCGCCGGGGTCGCCGCCCCCGCCACGGCCGTCACCAGGCTTCGCTGGCAGCTCGACGCCGCCCGCGCCCGCGAGCACCGCCTCGCCCGCACCGACGCCCTCACCGGGGCGCTCAACCGCCGCGGGCTCTTCGAGGCCGCGGCCGACCTCTGCGCGCTCCAGGTCCCGCTCGTCGTCGTGGTGCTCGACCTCGACGGGTTCAAGCTCCTCAACGACACGCACGGGCACGCCGTCGGCGACGACGTCCTCGTCGCCGTCACGCGGGCGCTCGGCGGCATCGGCGACGGCGACGTCTGCGGTCAGCCGGTGCTCGTCACGCGCCTGGGCGGGGAGGAGTTCCTCGTCCTCGCGCCCTCGACCGGCGTGCCGACGGCGCTCGTCGCCGACCGGGCCCGCGCCGCGGCCGCCGTCGACGTGGCTGACGGGGAGCGCGCGAGCGCGAGCGTCGGCGCCGTCTGCGGCACCCCGCCCGTGGCGCCCGACGAGCAGCGGGCGTGGCTGCTGCGGACGATCGACGAGGCCGACCGGCTCATGTACGCGGCGAAGCGGTCGGGCGGCGACCGGACCCGCGTCGGCTGA
- a CDS encoding aminotransferase class I/II-fold pyridoxal phosphate-dependent enzyme — MEFRRIGGLPPYVFTIIDGLKQQARREGRDVVDLGFGNPDIPSPDVAVAKLAEAAHNPRNHRYSSSRGLPRLRQAVARRYAEQFGVALDPETQVISTIGAKEGFSHLMWVLLQPGDAALVPQPSYPIHIWGPYLAGGDVRQVAMGAPDAADPFLHGRAYVDNVMAQWEHGWPRPRVVVLSFPHNPTGAVVEADDLQRLVDWARDKDVVLVHDFAYADVAFDGWRPPSILACDGGTDVAVELYSMTKSFSMAGWRVAFLCGRADVVAALAKLKSYLDYGSFQPVQIAATVTLTDAGEYPQHVSDVYRARRDALCDGLARIGWDVPRPRGSMFVWAPVPPAYRDEGSVAFATRLVTDCDVAVSPGVGFGPDGDGHVRFALIENEHRIGQAVRQLRKGLPLLGG, encoded by the coding sequence ATGGAGTTCCGGCGCATCGGCGGGCTGCCCCCGTACGTCTTCACGATCATCGACGGGCTCAAGCAGCAGGCCCGGCGTGAGGGCCGCGACGTCGTCGACCTCGGCTTCGGCAACCCCGACATCCCGAGCCCCGACGTCGCCGTCGCGAAGCTCGCCGAGGCGGCGCACAACCCCCGCAACCACCGCTACTCCTCCAGCCGTGGGCTGCCGCGGCTGCGGCAGGCCGTCGCCCGCCGCTACGCCGAGCAGTTCGGCGTCGCCCTCGACCCCGAGACGCAGGTGATCAGCACCATCGGGGCGAAGGAGGGCTTCAGCCACCTCATGTGGGTGCTCCTGCAGCCCGGCGACGCCGCGCTCGTGCCGCAGCCGAGCTACCCCATCCACATCTGGGGCCCCTACCTCGCCGGCGGCGACGTCCGCCAGGTCGCGATGGGCGCCCCGGACGCCGCCGACCCGTTCCTCCACGGCCGCGCGTACGTCGACAACGTCATGGCGCAGTGGGAGCACGGCTGGCCCCGCCCGCGCGTCGTCGTCCTGTCCTTCCCCCACAACCCGACGGGCGCGGTCGTCGAGGCCGACGACCTCCAGCGCCTCGTCGACTGGGCGCGCGACAAGGACGTCGTCCTCGTCCACGACTTCGCCTACGCCGACGTCGCCTTCGACGGCTGGCGCCCGCCGTCGATCCTCGCGTGCGACGGCGGGACCGACGTCGCCGTCGAGCTGTACTCCATGACGAAGTCGTTCTCCATGGCCGGCTGGCGGGTCGCGTTCCTCTGCGGCCGGGCCGACGTCGTCGCCGCCCTCGCGAAGCTCAAGAGCTACCTCGACTACGGCAGCTTCCAGCCGGTCCAGATCGCGGCGACCGTGACGCTGACGGACGCGGGGGAGTACCCGCAGCACGTGAGCGACGTCTACCGCGCGCGACGCGACGCGCTGTGCGACGGTCTCGCCCGGATCGGCTGGGACGTGCCCCGACCGCGCGGGTCGATGTTCGTGTGGGCGCCGGTCCCCCCGGCCTACCGCGACGAGGGCTCGGTCGCCTTCGCGACCCGGCTCGTCACCGACTGCGACGTCGCGGTGTCCCCGGGGGTCGGGTTCGGGCCCGACGGGGACGGCCACGTCCGGTTCGCCCTCATCGAGAACGAGCACCGCATCGGGCAGGCCGTCCGGCAGCTGCGCAAGGGGCTCCCGCTGCTCGGTGGCTGA
- the rsmI gene encoding 16S rRNA (cytidine(1402)-2'-O)-methyltransferase, with protein sequence MAAADTTAGRLLVAATPIGDPDDASTRLRRWLGDADVVAAEDTRRLRRLTGALGVEVRGRVVAHHEHNETGGSGGGAEALLDEVRAGRTVLVVTDAGMPTVSDPGFRVVAAAVDADLPVTVLPGPSAVLAALAVSGLPTDRFAFDGFLPRRRGERARALAALVAEPRTVVLFEAPHRLAEMLAHAAEVLGDDRAAAVCRELTKTYEEVRRGSLAELAAWAGGATVLGEVTVVLAGASPSATAEPADLVGEVAEREAAGLRLKDAVAEVAALRGVRKNALYDAVLAARRT encoded by the coding sequence GTGGCTGCTGCGGACACGACGGCCGGTCGGCTCCTCGTCGCCGCCACCCCGATCGGCGACCCCGACGACGCGAGCACGCGCCTGCGCCGCTGGCTCGGGGACGCCGACGTCGTCGCCGCCGAGGACACCCGCCGGCTGCGGCGCCTGACCGGCGCGCTCGGGGTCGAGGTGCGCGGCCGGGTCGTCGCCCACCACGAGCACAACGAGACCGGCGGCTCCGGCGGCGGCGCCGAGGCCCTGCTGGACGAGGTGCGCGCCGGCCGGACGGTCCTCGTCGTCACCGACGCCGGCATGCCGACGGTGTCCGACCCCGGCTTCCGCGTCGTCGCCGCCGCGGTCGACGCCGACCTGCCCGTCACCGTCCTGCCCGGCCCGTCCGCGGTCCTCGCCGCCCTCGCCGTGTCCGGCCTGCCGACGGACCGCTTCGCCTTCGACGGCTTCCTGCCCCGGCGGCGGGGGGAGCGGGCGCGGGCGCTCGCCGCGCTCGTGGCCGAGCCCCGCACGGTCGTGCTCTTCGAGGCGCCCCACCGGCTCGCGGAGATGCTCGCCCACGCCGCGGAGGTCCTCGGTGACGACCGCGCGGCCGCCGTGTGCCGGGAGCTGACGAAGACGTACGAGGAGGTCCGGCGCGGCAGCCTCGCCGAGCTCGCCGCGTGGGCCGGCGGCGCCACCGTGCTCGGCGAGGTCACCGTCGTCCTCGCGGGCGCGTCGCCGAGCGCGACCGCGGAGCCCGCCGACCTGGTCGGGGAGGTCGCCGAGCGGGAGGCCGCGGGTCTGCGCCTCAAGGACGCCGTCGCCGAGGTCGCCGCCCTGCGCGGGGTCCGCAAGAACGCGCTGTACGACGCCGTGCTCGCGGCCCGCCGCACCTGA
- a CDS encoding dolichyl-phosphate-mannose--protein mannosyltransferase → MSSTSSGGLLERARPGAAASSRGGADAVRQRLRERLGVVHPEPAWWAWVVAGVMGLVAGLLRFPALGRPASLVFDETYYVKQAYSMILFGHEMRVLSDPEPVPEGEDDTYANDLFNAGTLDVFDRGNPDFVVHPPLGKWMIAAGMRLDPDDTFFWRLSAAVVGVLMVMTLVLVARALFGSTLLGGVAGLLLAVDGHHIVHSRTSLLDIFLAFWVLVAFAFLLADRFRSREVLARKVAEVVASGRRLDPYGPWLGWRPFRLLAGLSLGAACATKWSGLYVLAAFGILTVLWDAGARRAVGVPRWFRGMLLRDSWFAFLAMVPVALVTYVVSWTGWFLAPDSYDRQWAVENPDQATPWLPPALASLWHYHVSAYDFHRSINVVDNTHPYMANPWSWLVMGRPTSFYYQGQDDGVTGCGVDACTQAVTSVGNPVVWWGGTIAVVVCVVAWALHRDWRAGAAVLGLAASYLPWFAFQDRTIFTFYAVAFEPFLVLCLVYALGLLLGPATASPERRLWGAVGAGSVVVAAVACLVFFYPVWTAEVITTAEWRLRMWWPSWV, encoded by the coding sequence GTGAGCAGCACGTCGTCGGGGGGTCTCCTCGAACGCGCCCGGCCAGGGGCCGCGGCGTCGTCGCGCGGCGGCGCGGACGCCGTCCGGCAGCGCCTGCGGGAGCGCCTCGGTGTCGTCCACCCGGAGCCGGCGTGGTGGGCGTGGGTCGTCGCGGGTGTCATGGGTCTCGTCGCGGGGCTGCTGCGGTTCCCGGCGCTCGGCCGGCCCGCGTCCCTGGTGTTCGACGAGACGTACTACGTCAAGCAGGCGTACTCGATGATCCTCTTCGGGCACGAGATGCGGGTCCTGTCGGACCCGGAGCCGGTGCCGGAGGGCGAGGACGACACCTACGCCAACGACCTGTTCAACGCCGGCACCCTCGACGTCTTCGACCGCGGCAACCCCGACTTCGTCGTCCACCCGCCGCTCGGCAAGTGGATGATCGCCGCGGGGATGCGGCTGGACCCGGACGACACGTTCTTCTGGCGGCTGTCCGCCGCCGTCGTCGGCGTGCTCATGGTGATGACGCTCGTCCTCGTCGCGCGGGCCCTGTTCGGCTCGACGCTCCTCGGCGGCGTCGCCGGGCTGCTCCTCGCGGTCGACGGGCACCACATCGTCCACTCCCGCACGAGCCTCCTCGACATCTTCCTCGCCTTCTGGGTGCTCGTGGCCTTCGCGTTCCTCCTCGCCGACCGGTTCCGGTCGCGGGAGGTGCTCGCGCGGAAGGTCGCCGAGGTCGTCGCGTCGGGACGCCGCCTCGATCCCTACGGGCCGTGGCTCGGGTGGCGGCCGTTCCGGCTGCTCGCGGGGCTGTCGCTCGGGGCGGCGTGCGCGACGAAGTGGTCGGGGCTGTACGTGCTCGCGGCGTTCGGGATCCTCACGGTCCTGTGGGACGCCGGCGCCCGGCGGGCGGTCGGGGTGCCGCGGTGGTTCCGCGGGATGCTCCTGCGCGACTCGTGGTTCGCGTTCCTCGCGATGGTGCCGGTCGCGCTCGTCACGTACGTCGTGTCGTGGACCGGCTGGTTCCTCGCGCCGGACTCCTACGACCGGCAGTGGGCGGTGGAGAACCCCGACCAGGCGACGCCGTGGCTGCCGCCGGCGCTGGCGAGCCTGTGGCACTACCACGTGAGCGCGTACGACTTCCACCGCTCGATCAACGTGGTGGACAACACCCACCCCTACATGGCGAACCCGTGGTCGTGGCTCGTCATGGGCCGCCCGACGTCCTTCTACTACCAGGGCCAGGACGACGGCGTGACCGGCTGCGGCGTCGACGCGTGCACCCAGGCCGTGACGTCGGTCGGCAACCCCGTCGTGTGGTGGGGCGGGACCATCGCCGTCGTCGTGTGCGTCGTCGCGTGGGCGCTGCACCGCGACTGGCGGGCGGGCGCGGCGGTCCTCGGGCTCGCGGCCAGCTACCTGCCGTGGTTCGCGTTCCAGGACCGCACGATCTTCACGTTCTACGCCGTCGCCTTCGAGCCGTTCCTCGTCCTGTGCCTCGTGTACGCGCTCGGGCTGCTGCTGGGACCGGCGACCGCCTCTCCGGAGCGGCGGCTGTGGGGGGCGGTCGGGGCGGGCTCCGTCGTCGTCGCCGCTGTCGCGTGCCTCGTGTTCTTCTACCCGGTGTGGACGGCGGAGGTCATCACGACGGCCGAGTGGCGGCTGCGGATGTGGTGGCCGAGCTGGGTGTGA
- a CDS encoding DUF427 domain-containing protein translates to MALTFPPGPLSREPGTTNYTVSGPAGRILLQPSAKRVRVVVASPDGPRTVVDTTRAVLLHETGHLPRYYVPVDDVDDSVTRPSPTASRCPYKGEASYTSVEVGGRTVEDLFFRYPEPPEQLAELAGLVGLYLEKLDEAAGDAVYEEEHALLGHPHDPFHRVDALPSSRHVRVLWERDGAEEPVVLAETTSPVGVFETSLPPRWYVPAADVRTELLRDSATTTVCPYKGVATYRSLVDGPADVAWAYDEPLPEALPLPGHLCFMGEGIVTEVDGQRV, encoded by the coding sequence ATGGCACTGACCTTCCCGCCCGGCCCGCTGTCCCGTGAGCCCGGGACCACCAACTACACGGTCAGCGGCCCCGCCGGTCGCATCCTCCTGCAGCCGTCCGCCAAGCGGGTCCGGGTCGTCGTGGCGTCGCCCGACGGGCCGCGGACCGTCGTCGACACGACCCGTGCCGTGCTGCTGCACGAGACGGGCCACCTGCCGCGCTACTACGTGCCGGTCGACGACGTCGACGACTCCGTGACGCGGCCGAGCCCGACGGCGTCTCGCTGCCCGTACAAGGGCGAGGCGTCGTACACGTCGGTGGAGGTGGGTGGCCGGACGGTCGAGGACCTGTTCTTCCGCTACCCGGAGCCGCCCGAGCAGCTCGCCGAGCTCGCCGGTCTCGTCGGGCTGTACCTCGAGAAGCTCGACGAGGCGGCCGGCGACGCGGTGTACGAGGAGGAGCACGCGCTGCTCGGGCACCCGCACGACCCGTTCCACCGGGTCGACGCGCTGCCCTCGAGCCGGCACGTGCGCGTCCTGTGGGAGCGGGACGGGGCCGAGGAGCCCGTCGTCCTCGCCGAGACGACCTCGCCGGTCGGGGTGTTCGAGACCTCGTTGCCGCCGCGCTGGTACGTGCCCGCGGCCGACGTCCGGACCGAGCTGCTCCGAGACTCCGCGACGACCACCGTCTGCCCGTACAAGGGGGTCGCGACGTACCGCTCGCTCGTCGACGGCCCCGCCGACGTCGCGTGGGCCTACGACGAGCCGCTGCCGGAGGCGCTGCCGCTGCCCGGGCACCTGTGCTTCATGGGCGAGGGGATCGTGACGGAGGTCGACGGGCAGCGCGTGTAG
- a CDS encoding aldo/keto reductase, with product METRRLGRLEHHSSVIVFGAAALGSVDQATADDAVTRALDAGVNHLDVAADYGDAELRLGALMADVRDRVFLATKTGLRDRDAAWRQINDSLERLQTDRVDLLQLHAVGDFDELDRATGPGSALEAAVRAQDEGLVGAVGITGHGYRAAATHLEALRRHPFATVLTPLNAVLWRDPTFRDDWAALVAEVERQDVGLLTIKTAARRNWPDVPGGAELGDQQFGTWYEPLSDTEQIRAAVSWVLAQHGPTGLASPGDVRLLPAVLAAEADRMPLEDAERVLDAVDGYASPFLAMPAGL from the coding sequence ATGGAGACCCGCAGGCTCGGCCGGCTCGAGCACCACAGCTCCGTCATCGTGTTCGGCGCCGCGGCGCTCGGCAGCGTCGACCAGGCGACGGCCGACGACGCCGTGACCCGTGCGCTCGACGCCGGCGTCAACCACCTCGACGTCGCCGCCGACTACGGCGACGCCGAGCTGCGGCTCGGCGCCCTCATGGCCGACGTCCGGGACCGGGTGTTCCTCGCGACCAAGACCGGTCTGCGTGACCGCGACGCCGCGTGGCGGCAGATCAACGACTCGCTCGAGCGGCTGCAGACCGACCGGGTCGACCTCCTCCAGCTCCACGCCGTCGGTGACTTCGACGAGCTCGACCGCGCCACCGGCCCCGGCAGCGCGCTCGAGGCCGCCGTGCGGGCGCAGGACGAGGGACTCGTCGGGGCGGTCGGGATCACCGGCCACGGCTACCGCGCCGCCGCCACCCACCTCGAGGCGCTGCGACGCCACCCGTTCGCCACGGTCCTCACCCCGCTCAACGCCGTCCTCTGGCGCGACCCGACCTTCCGCGACGACTGGGCGGCGCTGGTCGCGGAGGTGGAGCGGCAGGACGTCGGTCTCCTCACCATCAAGACCGCGGCACGTCGCAACTGGCCCGACGTCCCCGGCGGCGCCGAGCTCGGCGACCAGCAGTTCGGCACGTGGTACGAGCCGCTGAGCGACACCGAGCAGATCCGGGCCGCGGTGTCGTGGGTGCTCGCCCAGCACGGCCCGACCGGGCTCGCGTCACCCGGCGACGTCCGCCTCCTGCCCGCGGTCCTCGCCGCCGAGGCCGACCGGATGCCCCTCGAGGACGCCGAGCGGGTGCTCGACGCGGTCGACGGCTACGCCTCGCCGTTCCTCGCCATGCCTGCGGGACTCTGA
- a CDS encoding type II toxin-antitoxin system prevent-host-death family antitoxin, producing the protein MRTITATEASRRFSDLLDAVERGENVTITRGNRRIAEIRPARARRGRDLREALTGTAPPDAEFEAAVEQATALLTTENRDPWAGD; encoded by the coding sequence GTGCGCACGATCACCGCCACCGAGGCGTCGCGGCGCTTCTCCGACCTCCTCGACGCCGTCGAGCGGGGGGAGAACGTGACGATCACCCGCGGCAACCGTCGGATCGCCGAGATCCGGCCCGCGCGCGCCCGCCGGGGCCGTGACCTCCGCGAGGCGCTCACCGGCACCGCTCCCCCGGACGCCGAGTTCGAGGCCGCGGTCGAACAGGCGACGGCCCTGCTCACGACCGAGAACAGGGACCCGTGGGCCGGAGACTGA
- a CDS encoding type II toxin-antitoxin system VapC family toxin yields MGRRLILDTNALIAYERGTIDATALDDDDLAIAAVTVAEYRVGIELAATAARAADRSRALAALTGAVDVLEYTESTAAHHAHLMAHVRTSGRPRSAHYLIIAAHAAETGRTVVSRDAAARFDTLPGVLAISM; encoded by the coding sequence GTGGGCCGGAGACTGATCCTCGACACGAACGCGCTGATCGCCTACGAGCGCGGCACGATCGATGCCACTGCCCTCGACGACGACGATCTGGCGATCGCGGCCGTCACCGTGGCGGAGTACCGCGTCGGGATCGAGCTGGCAGCGACCGCCGCTCGCGCGGCCGACCGGTCCCGCGCCCTCGCCGCGCTCACCGGCGCCGTCGACGTGCTCGAGTACACCGAGAGCACAGCAGCCCATCACGCGCATCTGATGGCCCACGTGCGCACGTCAGGCAGACCCCGCAGCGCCCACTACCTCATCATCGCCGCGCACGCGGCGGAGACCGGGCGCACGGTGGTGAGCCGCGACGCCGCCGCCCGGTTCGACACCCTCCCAGGGGTGCTCGCGATCTCGATGTGA
- a CDS encoding GNAT family N-acetyltransferase, with protein sequence MTYTRLWPVELEHGRLRLRPLRRRDRAAWEEVQLRNRDWLQPWEATAPDGSVPPSYAGMVAGLRRQAREGRALPFAIEVDGRLRGQLTVSMLAWGAFRSGSVGYWIDRQVAGRGHVPCAVGLAADHCFAGGVHRLEINIRPENAPSLAVVRKLGLRDEGLRRGLLHIDGDWRDHVSFAVLADEVPEGLHARAHAAREVPREASRDDLGNGGSATRL encoded by the coding sequence GTGACGTACACCCGGCTCTGGCCGGTCGAGCTCGAGCACGGGCGGCTGCGGCTGCGGCCGCTCCGCCGCCGGGACCGTGCGGCGTGGGAGGAGGTGCAGCTGCGCAACCGGGACTGGCTGCAGCCGTGGGAGGCCACCGCGCCCGACGGGTCCGTGCCCCCCAGCTACGCCGGCATGGTCGCCGGGCTGCGACGGCAGGCCCGGGAGGGCCGGGCCCTGCCCTTCGCCATCGAGGTCGACGGTCGGCTGCGCGGGCAGCTGACGGTGTCGATGCTCGCGTGGGGCGCGTTCCGCAGCGGCTCGGTCGGCTACTGGATCGACCGGCAGGTCGCCGGGCGCGGGCACGTGCCGTGCGCCGTCGGGCTCGCCGCCGACCACTGCTTCGCCGGCGGCGTCCACCGGCTCGAGATCAACATCCGGCCCGAGAACGCGCCGAGCCTCGCCGTGGTCCGCAAGCTCGGGCTGCGGGACGAGGGCCTGCGCCGGGGCCTGCTCCACATCGACGGCGACTGGCGGGACCACGTGTCGTTCGCCGTGCTCGCCGACGAGGTGCCCGAGGGGCTGCACGCCCGGGCTCACGCGGCCCGGGAGGTGCCCCGCGAGGCGTCCCGCGACGACCTCGGGAACGGCGGGTCCGCGACACGCCTGTGA